Proteins co-encoded in one Aerococcaceae bacterium DSM 111021 genomic window:
- a CDS encoding LysR family transcriptional regulator — protein MDIDTRLLRYFLAIAREGNMTRAAKLLHVTQPTLSKQLNKLEDILDSKLFKRTSRQMILTEAGLRFRDRAREIIELTDKALHSMIQNKDSISGEVTIGAAESDAFRYLIKVFKTIHEAHPNIHYDVVSGNSLDSLERLDKGIFDFALVVGTPNIDQYHSLPLPTADTWGLIIRNDHPLSKYDYITPELLKDEPLIVSKQVFVNQELIEWLNNDWNEYNVVATFNLLNNAALMAEEGLGHVISLDKIINTSDDSALCFRPFRPKIEAPLSLVWRKNASLSPAADKFLEVYRVGWK, from the coding sequence ATGGATATTGATACACGTTTGTTGCGCTATTTTCTAGCCATTGCTCGTGAAGGTAATATGACACGCGCCGCGAAACTATTACATGTCACACAACCTACCTTGTCAAAACAATTAAATAAATTAGAAGATATACTTGATTCAAAGTTGTTTAAACGTACAAGCCGCCAGATGATTTTGACAGAAGCCGGCCTTAGATTCCGTGACCGAGCTCGTGAAATTATCGAGTTAACTGATAAAGCACTGCATAGTATGATACAAAATAAAGACTCAATTAGCGGGGAAGTCACGATTGGTGCTGCAGAATCGGATGCTTTCCGATATTTAATTAAAGTATTTAAAACGATTCACGAAGCGCACCCTAATATTCATTATGATGTGGTAAGTGGGAACTCATTAGATAGTTTAGAACGATTAGATAAAGGAATTTTTGACTTTGCGCTTGTGGTCGGAACGCCGAATATTGACCAATATCATTCCCTTCCTCTTCCAACTGCAGATACATGGGGATTGATTATAAGAAACGACCATCCCCTTAGCAAATACGACTATATTACACCTGAATTGCTTAAAGACGAGCCGTTGATTGTCTCCAAACAAGTCTTCGTCAATCAAGAATTAATCGAATGGTTGAATAATGATTGGAATGAATATAATGTTGTCGCGACCTTTAACTTATTAAACAATGCTGCTTTAATGGCAGAAGAAGGATTGGGGCATGTGATTTCACTCGATAAAATTATTAACACTTCAGATGACAGCGCGCTTTGCTTCCGACCTTTCCGTCCCAAAATCGAAGCCCCACTCAGTCTAGTTTGGCGTAAGAATGCCTCACTTTCACCTGCAGCCGACAAGTTCTTAGAAGTTTACCGAGTCGGATGGAAGTAG
- a CDS encoding mechanosensitive ion channel, whose product MPNLRNAINNIFQSFDFQILLEDGILTIFRIVLTVTLLWLLRVIIEKIITAYFKNTRRFKFQNVSRNNTIQRLLLNIVLYTYYFFVGYSVLSILGVPVSTLVAGAGIASLAVGLGAKDLVSDLVNGLFILIEHQFDVGDHIVINGYEGRIFSIGVRTTVIRDYNGIHHFIPNGNIQELSNLSREATRIELDLLISTDINLALYEQLLKDAYRQMAPSDEQINDTTDFIGLMKDPHGRLVYKIRIWVKDPDDVVEVEGRYYKLFADTLYEAGHPIPMSELSRMNTTVQWEDQKANK is encoded by the coding sequence ATGCCAAATTTAAGAAATGCGATTAACAATATATTTCAATCATTTGACTTTCAAATACTATTAGAAGACGGAATCTTAACAATTTTTCGTATCGTTTTAACTGTGACGTTATTATGGCTGTTGCGCGTTATAATCGAAAAAATCATAACAGCCTATTTCAAAAATACCCGCCGCTTTAAATTCCAAAATGTATCTCGTAATAATACGATTCAACGATTACTATTGAATATTGTTCTCTATACGTATTATTTCTTCGTTGGATATAGTGTCCTTTCAATCTTAGGTGTCCCCGTGAGCACATTGGTTGCTGGAGCCGGGATTGCAAGTTTAGCCGTTGGTTTGGGTGCTAAGGATTTAGTCTCAGACTTAGTGAATGGCCTGTTTATTTTAATTGAACATCAATTTGATGTTGGGGATCATATCGTCATTAATGGCTACGAAGGACGGATCTTTAGTATCGGAGTGCGGACAACGGTTATTCGCGATTATAATGGGATTCATCATTTTATACCAAATGGAAATATTCAAGAATTATCCAATCTTTCGCGTGAAGCGACCCGAATTGAGCTCGACCTCCTAATTTCGACCGATATTAACTTGGCCTTATATGAGCAATTATTAAAGGATGCATACCGACAGATGGCCCCGTCTGATGAGCAAATTAACGACACTACTGACTTTATCGGACTCATGAAAGACCCCCACGGGCGCCTTGTCTATAAGATCAGAATATGGGTAAAAGATCCCGATGATGTCGTCGAAGTCGAGGGACGTTACTATAAACTATTCGCCGATACATTATACGAAGCTGGTCACCCAATTCCAATGAGTGAACTATCACGAATGAATACGACGGTTCAATGGGAAGATCAGAAAGCAAACAAATAA
- a CDS encoding universal stress protein, with protein sequence MLQEYQRILVATDGSEGADLALNKAVAIAKRNNAKLFVLHVLDTRAIQATSSSDIHFREALRTLGDRVMEEAKDYATGQGLTEVETILEMGSPKSIIAEDIPKREGIDLIVMGAKGMGAIERFFMGSVSENVIRHAACDVLVVRPKESE encoded by the coding sequence ATGTTACAAGAGTATCAACGTATTTTAGTTGCGACGGATGGTTCTGAAGGTGCTGATTTGGCTTTAAACAAAGCAGTAGCGATTGCTAAACGGAATAATGCTAAATTATTTGTTTTACACGTATTAGATACACGCGCAATCCAAGCGACATCAAGTTCGGATATTCACTTTAGAGAAGCATTAAGAACTCTAGGAGACCGTGTGATGGAAGAAGCAAAAGATTACGCAACGGGTCAAGGTTTAACGGAAGTTGAGACAATTCTTGAGATGGGATCACCAAAATCGATTATTGCGGAAGATATTCCGAAACGCGAAGGGATTGATTTAATCGTTATGGGTGCCAAAGGTATGGGTGCTATTGAAAGATTCTTTATGGGATCTGTATCTGAGAATGTTATTCGCCACGCAGCGTGTGACGTATTAGTAGTAAGACCAAAAGAAAGTGAATAA